From the Pseudanabaena sp. BC1403 genome, the window GGGGGCGGCGCTTGACTATGTTCATAGTTGAGCGCCGCTTTTCGTTAGTTGGTTCAACTATAAAGCGCTTTATACAAAATAGCAAGCTCTTTATATTCAATATAAAATGGTTTATAATAAATGAGTCAAAAATCAGTTTCACCAATAGCAGGACTTATGGCATTAAGGGGCATTACGCAAAAAGATATTGCTGAAGCTCTTGAAGTATCAGAGCAAACAGTAAGTAATTGGATGACTGGTAGGACTATCGCTAAATTAACTTTCGGAGATTGGAGAAAGCTTGCAAAAGTACTTGATTGTGAATTAGAAAATTTACCTGATTCACTTTCCCCAATTGAAATTGAAAAGTCACGAAACCAAAGCTAAAGCGCAGTGCGATCACAAAAACTAGCGGCGCATCGCGCCGCCATGAAAAAGTATGGAAACCTTACAGCTAAGTGTTTTAGACTTACCGCCCCAAAATGTCCTAGAAATATTGCCACGATTTAAAATTGCTATTGGGACCAAGGACGAAAAAGCGATCGCCCAACTTGCCGAGGTAATTGGGGAAATTCGGCTTGACCAGTTCTCAGAAGAACTGGCAGGAAATGGCAAAAGCGATCGGCAGACACAGGCAGTTTTACCCCTAGAAATAGAGATATGCGATCGGGCAGCCGCCCAAGACATCGATGTCAAATTTCTGGAAAACCCTAGCAATCTCGATAGTTTTCCAGAAATTTCTACCTCGAGGAAAACTCATGGCTATATCGAGCATTACTTTGTCATAGGCAAGAATAAAAGATGTTATTGGTACAAACGTTACGTGTATCAGGACATTTCTGGAAAACTGCGACACCACCACATACCCAAAAAACAGACCGAGGCGATCGCAGCAATGTGGGCCGGGGGAGCAAGTGCAAAGGAAATTTGCACCGCCC encodes:
- a CDS encoding helix-turn-helix transcriptional regulator — encoded protein: MSQKSVSPIAGLMALRGITQKDIAEALEVSEQTVSNWMTGRTIAKLTFGDWRKLAKVLDCELENLPDSLSPIEIEKSRNQS